The following nucleotide sequence is from Catonella massiliensis.
TCTATGTTGCCTGGCTTGTACTCGGTAATTGTAAGTACAGCGAGCAATCCCAGTACAGCCAACATCAGAATAATTATTATAGTAAAACATACTCTAATGCAAATCTTAAGAGTTTTGCTCATCGTCTATCCTTTTTACTTCCGTTATTTGCACCGTCCTTAAAATCTAATAATCCTCTGTCTATCATATTTTCAACGATAGTTTTTTTAACATGCACATCAAAACAAAGCGAAGCAATGAAAGCAAAGTTGGTGAGATACCTTCTCTTCTCTTCATCTTCTTCATCCTCAAAGCTGTCCTTCGCCCTATCAAACGTCTTTAGTACCGATCTCGAAATATCGGTTGTAGCACCTTTGCAAACCTCAAAAACCTCATCATAAATATCACTTAACGAGACATCTTCATCCTGCTTTGAAAAGAAATTCTCGGTAAGTGGTGTAAGAATACTATTGATATCCTTTATGGACAATACATTCTTAAAATAATAAATGAAAATCAGAAGCAGCATATGGTCCGTGCCATATTTTTTCTTATCAGGGGAAGGAAGCAGCTTGTTTTTGGTGTAGTTATTAATCATGGCCTTTGTTAGCATCTTGTCACCGTCATATCTTTTAAGCGATGCAAAATGGTCATCCATAAACTTAATAACCTGGTCCATATAAAGGTCAATCTCCGGTATATCCTCAATCTTGATATAATCTAGAGACCTTATCCTACTCGCTACTTCCTCAATGAATTCCTTCTTGTCTTTTTTGTTCATTGCCCTTTAGTTAGCAGCGTTCTCCTTCTCTTCCTTTTCTGCTTCTGCTTCGTGCTCATCGAAGATTTCATCCCCATAAACATCATCAAAATCATCTTCAAAATCTACAAGCTTGTCCGGAACAAAGAAGTAATATACTGCGTATGCTATAGCTGCGATAAGCGCTACGGCACCTACAATAACAAGAGCAACTACATAAGGGTTGTCCTTTTTTGTCTCTTCATTCTTTGCAGGGTGAATGAGAGCATTAAGCTTCACTGTGTTTAATAGTTCTTCAATTTTCTTATCCATAATATTGCTCCTTTTCTTTATGATAATATCAGTATAGCATATTTTTTAAAATAATACTATTGTCAGTTAATTTTTTTAAGACCTGCCATGCTAAGCTTTAGTTTCCTGATGCCAAAGCTTTCTTTATCAAAGCTCACCGTCACCACATCATTTTCCTTATTTAGTTCAAGGACTTCTCCTTCTCCAAACTTAGCGTGGCTTACCCTGTCTCCCTCTCCAACCTTGTCAGAGGTCTTAGACTCACTGCCAAATCCTTTATTGATATATGGATTTCCCGAAAAGAGATTTCTTTTATCCTTTGAAGGGGTAAATGATACGGTATTTCTCTCTAAATACCTGCTGCCGCTTCCTGCATAGAGACTTTCATTCCTCAAGCTTCTTGTACGGCTAATGTCACCACCTGTAGATAAGAGATGTTCAGGAATCTCTCCTATGAATCTTGATGGAGGGTTCCACTGTATATCCCCTCTTAGCATTCTGGAGGCTGCATTTGAGAGGTAAAGCTTCTCCATAGCTCTGGTTATACCCACATAGCAGAGTCTTCTCTCCTCTTCAAGTTCACTCTCATCACCTGAGTAAATGCACATTTTGCCCGGAAATAATCCTTCCTCCATGCCCACTATGAAAACCACCTTAAACTCAAGGCCCTTAGCCGAGTGAAGCGTCATAAGAGTGACCTTATCCATATTCTCATTTTCGCTGTCCTTGTTGTCAGCATCCGTTAAAAGAGATACCTCTGTAAGGAAGCCCGAAAGCCTATTCTCGTCGGAGTCATCGAGGCCTATTTCATATACTGCAATCTTGTTGATAAGCTCATCTATGTTGTCGATTCTGCCTTTTGCCTCATCAGTTCCTTCAAGCTTTAACTCTTCCACATAGCCTATCTCTTCAATCAGAGTCTCAAGCTCTTCCTTAAGGCTCTTACAGTGTCTAAACTCCCTTACCTTTGCTTCTATAAATGCCACGAATTTCTCTACCTTGGCCACAGCCCTGCTAAGTCCCGGTATGCTTTGTACCCTCATACAGGCCTCAAAAAATGAGATTTCTTTGTCTATTGCATATTCCGCTATTTTTTCTTCTGTAGTACTTCCTATCCCTCTTTTAGGCACATTTAATATTCTTCTTACCTGAGTATCATCTGTGACATTGTTTATAGCCTTAAGGTAGGCCAGTATATCCTTTATTTCTTTTCTGCTGTAGAAGTTGGTTCCTCCATATAGCTTGTATGGGATATTATTGTATACAAACTTCTCTTCTATGGCACGTGACTGGGCATTGGTCCTA
It contains:
- a CDS encoding DUF1836 domain-containing protein; amino-acid sequence: MNKKDKKEFIEEVASRIRSLDYIKIEDIPEIDLYMDQVIKFMDDHFASLKRYDGDKMLTKAMINNYTKNKLLPSPDKKKYGTDHMLLLIFIYYFKNVLSIKDINSILTPLTENFFSKQDEDVSLSDIYDEVFEVCKGATTDISRSVLKTFDRAKDSFEDEEDEEKRRYLTNFAFIASLCFDVHVKKTIVENMIDRGLLDFKDGANNGSKKDRR
- a CDS encoding ATP-dependent helicase translates to MNILDNLNPEQMKAVVHENGPLLILAGAGSGKTRVLTRRIAYLIKEHGVNPWNILALTFTNKAAKEMRERVDSLIEEGAENIWVSTFHSACVKILRRFIDKIGYDRNFNIYDTDDTKAVVKQVLKSLNIDNKKFPEKTCLSVISNAKNEFTDAEEFAANASYSDNVYARVYIEYEKRMKNNNALDFDDILVKTVELFIQDKDTLEYYQRRFRYILVDEYQDTNVVQFKLLKLLAAHENERGEIENNLCVVGDDDQSIYKFRGADIRNILNFEKIYPQALVIKLEENYRSTGNILEAANGVISNNSERKDKRLWTSKESGASISYKTYDTGDREADGVANIVMRTVSEGKAAYSDIAVLYRTNAQSRAIEEKFVYNNIPYKLYGGTNFYSRKEIKDILAYLKAINNVTDDTQVRRILNVPKRGIGSTTEEKIAEYAIDKEISFFEACMRVQSIPGLSRAVAKVEKFVAFIEAKVREFRHCKSLKEELETLIEEIGYVEELKLEGTDEAKGRIDNIDELINKIAVYEIGLDDSDENRLSGFLTEVSLLTDADNKDSENENMDKVTLMTLHSAKGLEFKVVFIVGMEEGLFPGKMCIYSGDESELEEERRLCYVGITRAMEKLYLSNAASRMLRGDIQWNPPSRFIGEIPEHLLSTGGDISRTRSLRNESLYAGSGSRYLERNTVSFTPSKDKRNLFSGNPYINKGFGSESKTSDKVGEGDRVSHAKFGEGEVLELNKENDVVTVSFDKESFGIRKLKLSMAGLKKIN